In the Salmo trutta chromosome 33, fSalTru1.1, whole genome shotgun sequence genome, one interval contains:
- the LOC115172491 gene encoding 1-phosphatidylinositol 4,5-bisphosphate phosphodiesterase beta-1 isoform X2, with amino-acid sequence MAGAQPGTHALKLKPSTVPNTLQNGSRFMKWDDDLSTVTPITLTVDPHGYFLHWTDQNKETELLDITHIKDARTGKSTKTPKEAKLRELLDVGNLVGRIENRLLTIVTGPDMVNITYLNFMALQEEEATEWAEELFSLASNLLSHNMNRETSLEKAYVRLTLQPNSEGRIPVKNIVRMFSADKKRVETALEHCNLPFGRSDSIPLEDFTPDLYRSFLSHLCPRPELSSVFSQQGAKGAYLSVDQMTEFINERQRDPRLNEILYPPLRPSQTQTLMEKYELNHSLLKQGLITLEGLSKYLVSDENGVIPPEKLDQSEDMTFPLSHYFINSSHNTYLTAGQLAGSSSVEMYRQVMLAGCRCVELDCWKGRTTEEEPVITHGFTMTSEICFKEVIEAIAECAFKTSPFPVILSFENHVDSPKQQAKMAEYCRSIFGDALLIDPLEKYPLESGVPLPSPQELIGKILIKNKKSHKPSAAHGNKRMAEQPTNQSVAAEQATDEPSSPSNITEGEIEAEDDDDDDDDDDDCKKTSDEGTAEEREAVATEEMSTLVNYVQPTKFNSFEASKKVNRSFQMSSFVETKALEHLTKSPVEFVEYNKQQLSRIYPKGTRVDSSNYMPQLFWNAGCQLVALNFQTIDLSMQLNLGMYEYNGKSGYRLKPEFMRRPDKHFDPFAESTVDGIVANTVKVKIISGQFLSDKKVGVYVELDMFGLPVDTRRKALKTKTSQSNAINPVWDEDPIIFKKVVLPTLASLRIAAFEEGGKFIGHRIIPVPAIRPGYRYIGLRNEKNQSLILPAVFVYIEVKDYVPDTFADVIEALSNPIRYVNLLEQRSQQLAALTLEEGEEETSKEVEANADQPGPTEPKANLRPAPLENGLSPGPTVTPRTPTNTPQPAATEPAKPALKTEDMVQSVLIDMEAATLEELRQQKLIMREQKRHYREMKDVVKRHHKKTLEMVKEHTTKHNQAKNQHTRRHNALLKTKQHEV; translated from the exons atgGCAGGGGCTCAGCCAGGGACACATGCTCTGAAGCTTAAACCCTCGACCGTCCCCAATACTCTGCAGAATGGCAGCCGATTCATGAAATGGGATGAT GATCTCTCAACAGTGACTCCCATCACCCTGACTGTGGATCCACACGGATACTTCCTTCACTGGACTGACCAgaacaag GAGACAGAGTTGTTAGACATCACCCATATAAAGGATGCCAGAACAGGGAAGAGCACCAAAACACCAAAG GAGGCAAAGCTGCGTGAGCTGCTTGATGTGGGGAACCTAGTTGGTCGTATAGAGAATCGTTTGTTGACCATAGTCACAGGACCGGACATGGTCAACATCACATACCTCAACTTCATGGCCCTGCAAGAGGAGGAGgccacg GAGTGGGCTGAGGAGCTGTTCTCTCTGGCCTCCAACCTGTTGAGTCACAACATGAACAGAGAAACAAGTCTGGAGAAAGC GTATGTCAGACTGACCCTGCAGCCAAACTCAGAGGGGCGGATCCCAGTGAAGAA CATCGTCCGCATGTTCTCAGCGGACAAAAAGAGGGTGGAGACGGCTTTGGAACACTGCAACCTACCATTTGGACGG AGTGACTCTATTCCCCTTGAGGACTTCACCCCTGACCTTTACAGATCTTTCCTCTCCCACCTCTGTCCTCGGCCAGAACTCAGCTCAGTTTTCTCTCAGCA agGTGCTAAGGGTGCTTACCTGTCGGTGGATCAGATGACAGAGTTCATTAATGAGAGGCAGAGAGATCCTCGTCTGAATGAGATTCTGTATCCTCCTCTCAGACCCTCTCAGACACAGACCCTGATGGAGAAATATGAACTCAACCACAGCCTGCTCAaacaag GCCTGATCACGTTGGAGGGGCTCAGCAAGTACCTGGTGTCTGATGAGAACGGAGTGATTCCTCCTGAGAAGCTGGACCAGTCTGAAGACATGACCTTCCCTCTGTCTCACTACTTCATCAACTCCTCACATAACACCTACCTCACAG cggggCAGCTGGCAGGTAGTTCGTCAGTGGAGATGTACCGTCAAGTGATGTTGGCAGGCTGTCGGTGTGTGGAGTTAGACTGTTGGAAAGGACGGACCACAGAAGAGGAACCAGTCATCACGCACGGCTTCACCATGACCTCAGAGATCTGCTTTAAG GAGGTGATTGAGGCCATCGCTGAATGTGCTTTCAAAACCTCTCCTTTTCCTGTCATCCTGTCCTTCGAAAACCATGTGGACTC GCCAAAGCAACAAGCCAAGATGGCAGAATACTGTAGGTCGATTTTTGGAGATGCACTACTGATTGACCCACTGGAGAAATATCCT ctggagTCTGGGGTACCCCTGCCAAGTCCTCAGGAGCTGATAGGTAAGATCCTCATTAAGAACAAGAAATCCCACAAGCCCTCGGCTGCCCATGGCAACAAGAGAATGGCAGAGCAGCCAACCAACCAGAGCGTAGCAGCAGAACAGGCAACAGATGAACCCTCGTCTCCTAGCAACATTACAGAAG GAGAAATAGAGGCTGAagacgatgatgatgacgatgatgatgacgatgactgTAAGAAGACATCAGATGAG GGGACAGCAGAGGAGCGGGAAGCCGTAGCCACAGAGGAGATGTCCACTCTGGTCAACTACGTCCAGCCCACCAAGTTTAACTCCTTCGAGGCGTCCAAAA AGGTTAATCGCAGCTTTCAAATGTCATCATTTGTGGAGACTAAAGCTCTGGAGCACCTCACGAAGTCGCCCGTGGAGTTTGTGGA ATATAACAAGCAGCAGTTGAGTCGTATCTACCCTAAAGGCACTAGGGTGGACTCTTCCAACTACATGCCACAACTCTTCTGGAACGCTGGCTGCCAGCTGGTGGCACTCAACTTCCAAACTATAG atctgtCTATGCAGTTGAACCTGGGCATGTATGAATACAATGGGAAGAGCGGCTACAGACTGAAACCAGAGTTCATGAGACGACCAGACAAACACTTTGACCCATTCGCTGAGAGCACCGTGGACGGCATTGTGGCTAACACAGTCAAGGTCAAG ATAATATCAGGCCAGTTTCTGAGCGACAAGAAGGTAGGTGTGTACGTAGAGCTCGACATGTTTGGTCTTCCTGTGGACACCAGGAGAAAAGCCCTGAAGACCAAGACATCCCAAAGCAACGCTATCAACCCTGTCTGGGACGAGGACCCAATCATCTTCAAGAAG GTGGTTCTCCCGACATTGGCCTCTCTGAGGATTGCTGCATTTGAGGAAGGAGGAAAGTTCATAGGTCACCGTATTATCCCTGTGCCAGCCATACGGCccg GTTATCGCTACATCGGCTTGAGGAATGAGAAGAACCAGTCTCTGATTCTGCCTGCTGTGTTTGTCTACATTGAAGTGAAGGATTATGTCCCAGACACCTTTGCAG atgtgatCGAGGCGCTGTCTAACCCTATCCGGTATGTGAATCTCCTGGAGCAGCGGTCCCAGCAGCTGGCTGCTCTCACcctagaggaaggggaggaggagaccAGCAAAGAG GTTGAGGCTAATGCTGATCAGCCAGGGCCCACTGAGCCAAAAGCGAACCTACGACCTGCTCCTCTGGAGAACGGTCTCAGCCCCGGCCCTACCGTCACACCCAGGACTCCTACTAACACACCTCAGCCTGCAGCCACAG AACCAGCCAAACCAGCGTTGAAGACTGAAGATATGGTGCAGAGCGTTCTGATAG ATATGGAGGCGGCCACACTAGAGGAGCTCAGGCAACAGAAGCTGATCATGCGGGAGCAGAAAAGACACTACAGGGAGATGAAGGATGTGGTGAAGAGACACCATAAGAAGACTTTGGAGATGGTGAAGGAACATACCACCAAACACAACCAGGCTAAGAAccaacacacacgcagacacaacGCTCTACTGAAGACTAAACAACATG AAGTTTGA
- the LOC115172491 gene encoding 1-phosphatidylinositol 4,5-bisphosphate phosphodiesterase beta-1 isoform X1, with amino-acid sequence MAGAQPGTHALKLKPSTVPNTLQNGSRFMKWDDDLSTVTPITLTVDPHGYFLHWTDQNKETELLDITHIKDARTGKSTKTPKEAKLRELLDVGNLVGRIENRLLTIVTGPDMVNITYLNFMALQEEEATEWAEELFSLASNLLSHNMNRETSLEKAYVRLTLQPNSEGRIPVKNIVRMFSADKKRVETALEHCNLPFGRSDSIPLEDFTPDLYRSFLSHLCPRPELSSVFSQQGAKGAYLSVDQMTEFINERQRDPRLNEILYPPLRPSQTQTLMEKYELNHSLLKQGLITLEGLSKYLVSDENGVIPPEKLDQSEDMTFPLSHYFINSSHNTYLTAGQLAGSSSVEMYRQVMLAGCRCVELDCWKGRTTEEEPVITHGFTMTSEICFKEVIEAIAECAFKTSPFPVILSFENHVDSPKQQAKMAEYCRSIFGDALLIDPLEKYPLESGVPLPSPQELIGKILIKNKKSHKPSAAHGNKRMAEQPTNQSVAAEQATDEPSSPSNITEGEIEAEDDDDDDDDDDDCKKTSDEGTAEEREAVATEEMSTLVNYVQPTKFNSFEASKKVNRSFQMSSFVETKALEHLTKSPVEFVEYNKQQLSRIYPKGTRVDSSNYMPQLFWNAGCQLVALNFQTIDLSMQLNLGMYEYNGKSGYRLKPEFMRRPDKHFDPFAESTVDGIVANTVKVKIISGQFLSDKKVGVYVELDMFGLPVDTRRKALKTKTSQSNAINPVWDEDPIIFKKVVLPTLASLRIAAFEEGGKFIGHRIIPVPAIRPGYRYIGLRNEKNQSLILPAVFVYIEVKDYVPDTFADVIEALSNPIRYVNLLEQRSQQLAALTLEEGEEETSKEVEANADQPGPTEPKANLRPAPLENGLSPGPTVTPRTPTNTPQPAATEPAKPALKTEDMVQSVLIDMEAATLEELRQQKLIMREQKRHYREMKDVVKRHHKKTLEMVKEHTTKHNQAKNQHTRRHNALLKTKQHGKTRSLTPGGEAELKQFDEEGEDQLRELREQQQQQLLELRQEQYYSEKYLKREHIKQLMEKLTTVTEESQNNQMKKLKDICDKEKKDLKKKMEKRRTEKIKEAMTKEKHLAEEEKLEINKSYVNEVVQNIKRLEDAQSKRQERLVEQHKGIQQQILDEKPKLQGAVEAEYQEKFRLLPGEIQDFLQNRKGGVKGHVVPRPSTPHDTLSEEELDEDRRE; translated from the exons atgGCAGGGGCTCAGCCAGGGACACATGCTCTGAAGCTTAAACCCTCGACCGTCCCCAATACTCTGCAGAATGGCAGCCGATTCATGAAATGGGATGAT GATCTCTCAACAGTGACTCCCATCACCCTGACTGTGGATCCACACGGATACTTCCTTCACTGGACTGACCAgaacaag GAGACAGAGTTGTTAGACATCACCCATATAAAGGATGCCAGAACAGGGAAGAGCACCAAAACACCAAAG GAGGCAAAGCTGCGTGAGCTGCTTGATGTGGGGAACCTAGTTGGTCGTATAGAGAATCGTTTGTTGACCATAGTCACAGGACCGGACATGGTCAACATCACATACCTCAACTTCATGGCCCTGCAAGAGGAGGAGgccacg GAGTGGGCTGAGGAGCTGTTCTCTCTGGCCTCCAACCTGTTGAGTCACAACATGAACAGAGAAACAAGTCTGGAGAAAGC GTATGTCAGACTGACCCTGCAGCCAAACTCAGAGGGGCGGATCCCAGTGAAGAA CATCGTCCGCATGTTCTCAGCGGACAAAAAGAGGGTGGAGACGGCTTTGGAACACTGCAACCTACCATTTGGACGG AGTGACTCTATTCCCCTTGAGGACTTCACCCCTGACCTTTACAGATCTTTCCTCTCCCACCTCTGTCCTCGGCCAGAACTCAGCTCAGTTTTCTCTCAGCA agGTGCTAAGGGTGCTTACCTGTCGGTGGATCAGATGACAGAGTTCATTAATGAGAGGCAGAGAGATCCTCGTCTGAATGAGATTCTGTATCCTCCTCTCAGACCCTCTCAGACACAGACCCTGATGGAGAAATATGAACTCAACCACAGCCTGCTCAaacaag GCCTGATCACGTTGGAGGGGCTCAGCAAGTACCTGGTGTCTGATGAGAACGGAGTGATTCCTCCTGAGAAGCTGGACCAGTCTGAAGACATGACCTTCCCTCTGTCTCACTACTTCATCAACTCCTCACATAACACCTACCTCACAG cggggCAGCTGGCAGGTAGTTCGTCAGTGGAGATGTACCGTCAAGTGATGTTGGCAGGCTGTCGGTGTGTGGAGTTAGACTGTTGGAAAGGACGGACCACAGAAGAGGAACCAGTCATCACGCACGGCTTCACCATGACCTCAGAGATCTGCTTTAAG GAGGTGATTGAGGCCATCGCTGAATGTGCTTTCAAAACCTCTCCTTTTCCTGTCATCCTGTCCTTCGAAAACCATGTGGACTC GCCAAAGCAACAAGCCAAGATGGCAGAATACTGTAGGTCGATTTTTGGAGATGCACTACTGATTGACCCACTGGAGAAATATCCT ctggagTCTGGGGTACCCCTGCCAAGTCCTCAGGAGCTGATAGGTAAGATCCTCATTAAGAACAAGAAATCCCACAAGCCCTCGGCTGCCCATGGCAACAAGAGAATGGCAGAGCAGCCAACCAACCAGAGCGTAGCAGCAGAACAGGCAACAGATGAACCCTCGTCTCCTAGCAACATTACAGAAG GAGAAATAGAGGCTGAagacgatgatgatgacgatgatgatgacgatgactgTAAGAAGACATCAGATGAG GGGACAGCAGAGGAGCGGGAAGCCGTAGCCACAGAGGAGATGTCCACTCTGGTCAACTACGTCCAGCCCACCAAGTTTAACTCCTTCGAGGCGTCCAAAA AGGTTAATCGCAGCTTTCAAATGTCATCATTTGTGGAGACTAAAGCTCTGGAGCACCTCACGAAGTCGCCCGTGGAGTTTGTGGA ATATAACAAGCAGCAGTTGAGTCGTATCTACCCTAAAGGCACTAGGGTGGACTCTTCCAACTACATGCCACAACTCTTCTGGAACGCTGGCTGCCAGCTGGTGGCACTCAACTTCCAAACTATAG atctgtCTATGCAGTTGAACCTGGGCATGTATGAATACAATGGGAAGAGCGGCTACAGACTGAAACCAGAGTTCATGAGACGACCAGACAAACACTTTGACCCATTCGCTGAGAGCACCGTGGACGGCATTGTGGCTAACACAGTCAAGGTCAAG ATAATATCAGGCCAGTTTCTGAGCGACAAGAAGGTAGGTGTGTACGTAGAGCTCGACATGTTTGGTCTTCCTGTGGACACCAGGAGAAAAGCCCTGAAGACCAAGACATCCCAAAGCAACGCTATCAACCCTGTCTGGGACGAGGACCCAATCATCTTCAAGAAG GTGGTTCTCCCGACATTGGCCTCTCTGAGGATTGCTGCATTTGAGGAAGGAGGAAAGTTCATAGGTCACCGTATTATCCCTGTGCCAGCCATACGGCccg GTTATCGCTACATCGGCTTGAGGAATGAGAAGAACCAGTCTCTGATTCTGCCTGCTGTGTTTGTCTACATTGAAGTGAAGGATTATGTCCCAGACACCTTTGCAG atgtgatCGAGGCGCTGTCTAACCCTATCCGGTATGTGAATCTCCTGGAGCAGCGGTCCCAGCAGCTGGCTGCTCTCACcctagaggaaggggaggaggagaccAGCAAAGAG GTTGAGGCTAATGCTGATCAGCCAGGGCCCACTGAGCCAAAAGCGAACCTACGACCTGCTCCTCTGGAGAACGGTCTCAGCCCCGGCCCTACCGTCACACCCAGGACTCCTACTAACACACCTCAGCCTGCAGCCACAG AACCAGCCAAACCAGCGTTGAAGACTGAAGATATGGTGCAGAGCGTTCTGATAG ATATGGAGGCGGCCACACTAGAGGAGCTCAGGCAACAGAAGCTGATCATGCGGGAGCAGAAAAGACACTACAGGGAGATGAAGGATGTGGTGAAGAGACACCATAAGAAGACTTTGGAGATGGTGAAGGAACATACCACCAAACACAACCAGGCTAAGAAccaacacacacgcagacacaacGCTCTACTGAAGACTAAACAACATGGTAAGACAAG AAGTTTGACGCCTGGAGGGGAGGCTGAACTGAAGCAGTttgatgaggagggagaggaccaaCTGAGGGAGCTgagagaacaacaacaacaacagctactGGAGCTGAGGCAGGAACAATACTACAGCGAGAAATACCTCAAAAGAGAACATATcaaacag CTGATGGAGAAACTGACTACGGTGACTGAGGAAAGCCAGAACAACCAGATGAAGAAATTAAAAGACATTTGTGACAA AGAAAAGAAAGACCTGAAAAAGAAAATGGAAAAGAGGAGAACAGAGAAAATCAAAGAAGCAATGACGAAAGAGAAGCACTTGGCTGAAGA GGAGAAGTTGGAGATCAACAAATCATATGTGAATGAAGTGGTACAGAACATCAAGAGG cTGGAGGACGCCCAGTCAAAACGTCAAGAGAGACTGGTGGAGCAGCACAAAGGCATCCAGCAGCAGATTCTGGATGAAAAACCAAAG cTGCAGGGTGCGGTGGAGGCGGAGTACCAGGAGAAGTTCCGCCTGTTGCCGGGGGAGATCCAGGACTTCCTGCAGAACAGAAAAggaggggtcaaaggtcatgtcGTGCCCCGCCCCTCCACCCCTCATGACACGCTCTCTGAGGAGGAACTAGATGAGGACcgaagggagtga
- the LOC115172492 gene encoding cell division cycle-associated protein 4, which produces MFPKGTKRKFSDSGDEPAAGGEDVNQPSSVAVRMLSSYSLQRQSLLDMSLIKLQLCHMLVEPNLCRSVLIANTVRQIQEEMTQDGTWQIMTQALSAANAAAQCSADRLVATEVLCRQTEATQGEQVLKPFPAVGSEGCPAEEEEEVVVEEEGEGGVTMSTVSPQAPTSYLPGTFGMDPCWEEENGEDEEEDEDSEECGSGSEEGDSDRLVEDSRTAEQVFGTFEIKNPAPSPDPALEELFSDVDASYYDLDTVLTGMQSAPKMGPYDLLESLSSHGPSPLSSSTSCRSDLNELDHIMEIIVGS; this is translated from the coding sequence ATGTTCCCGAAGGGCACGAAGCGCAAGTTTTCTGACTCCGGGGATGAACCTGCGGCAGGCGGTGAGGATGTAAACCAACCGAGTTCGGTGGCCGTAAGGATGCTGTCATCCTACAGCCTGCAGCGGCAGTCCCTGCTGGACATGTCCCTAATCAAGCTGCAGCTGTGCCACATGCTGGTGGAGCCCAACCTGTGCCGTTCAGTGCTGATTGCCAACACGGTGAGGCAGATCCAGGAGGAGATGACCCAGGACGGCACCTGGCAGATCATGACCCAGGCCCTGAGTGCTGCCAACGCTGCTGCCCAGTGCTCTGCAGACCGCCTGGTGGCCACCGAGGTGCTGTGTCGGCAGACCGAGGCAACCCAGGGGGAGCAGGTACTCAAGCCCTTCCCAGCGGTGGGGTCAGAGGGTTGCcctgcagaggaggaggaggaggtggtggtggaggaggagggcgaGGGGGGGGTGACCATGTCCACGGTTTCCCCCCAAGCCCCAACCTCCTACCTGCCAGGCACCTTTGGCATGGACCCCTGCTGGGAAGAGGAGAATggtgaagatgaggaggaagatgaggacaGTGAGGAGTGTGGGTCTGGTTCGGAGGAGGGAGACAGTGACAGGCTTGTGGAGGACTCCAGGACAGCAGAGCAGGTCTTTGGTACGTTCGAGATCAAAAACCCTGCGCCCAGCCCCGACCCTGCCCTGGAGGAACTGTTTTCAGACGTGGATGCGTCCTACTACGACCTTGACACGGTGCTGACAGGCATGCAGAGTGCGCCTAAGATGGGGCCCTACGACCTCCTGGAGAGCCTGTCCTCCCATGGGCCCTCACCCCTCAGCTCCAGCACCAGCTGCCGATCAGACCTCAATGAACTGGACCACATCATGGAGATCATAGTGGGCTCCTGA